A window of Candidatus Poribacteria bacterium contains these coding sequences:
- a CDS encoding Gfo/Idh/MocA family oxidoreductase, protein MGTQYRVCIVGCGRMGGTIDEEVRATPHGALPYSHAAGYTAFERTDLIAAADVVEDKAQYVCNKWDIPKYYLDYREMIVEEKPDIVSIATRPGNHADITAFAAENGVKGIYCDKPLCASMEEADAMVEVCEKHNIKFNLGTQRRYTPGYIKMREILESGELGERRSVIAYSGGAALWGYTHAADMLLFLASDSPIEYVQGNVAVDDADFEDNRTESDPGIVMGFIRFQNGINGISIPGTAYEFEVNCSEGTIRALNNGLGFHLRKRQGQFNEILEAQFPPYERKSGTVGCIEDIVDAIETDTETCGNIHLAHRSTEMVFAIVDSQRQQGKRVPMPMENRGLYLGRW, encoded by the coding sequence ATGGGAACACAATACCGTGTCTGTATTGTCGGCTGTGGCAGAATGGGTGGTACAATTGATGAAGAAGTCCGTGCGACACCGCACGGCGCGTTACCCTATTCGCACGCCGCGGGCTACACTGCTTTTGAGCGGACAGACCTTATCGCCGCTGCAGATGTGGTCGAAGATAAGGCACAATACGTCTGCAACAAATGGGATATTCCGAAGTATTATTTAGACTATCGTGAGATGATTGTCGAAGAGAAACCCGATATCGTCAGCATCGCCACACGCCCTGGCAATCATGCCGACATTACAGCATTCGCTGCGGAAAACGGCGTGAAGGGTATCTATTGCGATAAACCGCTTTGCGCTTCTATGGAAGAGGCAGATGCGATGGTCGAAGTGTGCGAAAAACACAATATTAAATTCAACCTCGGCACGCAGCGGCGTTACACGCCGGGATACATCAAAATGCGTGAAATCCTCGAAAGCGGCGAACTCGGCGAGAGACGCTCTGTTATCGCCTATAGCGGCGGTGCCGCGCTCTGGGGATACACGCATGCAGCGGATATGCTTCTCTTCTTAGCAAGCGACTCCCCAATAGAATACGTGCAAGGCAACGTTGCCGTTGACGATGCCGATTTTGAGGACAATCGCACGGAATCTGATCCGGGTATTGTAATGGGATTTATCCGTTTTCAGAACGGCATTAACGGTATCAGTATCCCCGGCACGGCTTATGAATTTGAGGTGAATTGTAGCGAAGGCACAATTCGTGCCCTCAATAACGGACTCGGTTTTCATCTCCGCAAACGGCAAGGGCAGTTTAACGAGATTTTGGAAGCGCAATTCCCCCCTTATGAACGGAAAAGCGGTACCGTCGGTTGTATTGAAGACATCGTTGATGCGATTGAGACCGATACCGAAACATGCGGTAATATTCATCTCGCGCACCGAAGCACTGAGATGGTCTTCGCAATCGTTGATTCACAACGGCAGCAAGGCAAGCGGGTACCGATGCCGATGGAAAACCGAGGCCTCTATCTTGGAAGGTGGTAA
- a CDS encoding class I SAM-dependent methyltransferase has protein sequence MLRNHQKAGGTCRGFVILGGIVGAMLLLSYTATVPSDDQTRPASTRYKQRTPSRDGIGKIYMGREISHVMGHLAAGWLERPEREREEMPNRLIEMLKLKEGDVVADIGVGTGYIARRISPKIGKTGIVYGVEIQQEMLDILAEKMAEEGITNIKGILGTITDPKLPPNAVDLVIMVDVYHEFSHPYEMMQNICRGLKTGGRVAFVEYRLEDDNVPIKRLHKMSELQVIKEATPHPLVWVETLDGLPWQHVIIFEKIATE, from the coding sequence ATGTTGAGAAACCATCAAAAAGCAGGGGGCACATGCCGTGGGTTTGTTATCCTCGGTGGTATTGTAGGTGCAATGTTGCTATTGAGCTACACAGCAACTGTACCGAGTGACGATCAGACGCGTCCAGCGAGTACACGCTACAAACAACGGACACCGAGCCGAGACGGAATCGGCAAAATTTACATGGGACGTGAAATCTCGCACGTGATGGGACATCTCGCGGCAGGATGGTTAGAACGTCCAGAGCGTGAACGCGAAGAGATGCCGAATCGTCTCATTGAAATGTTGAAACTCAAAGAAGGGGATGTTGTCGCGGATATTGGGGTCGGTACGGGGTACATCGCTCGGCGGATCTCACCAAAAATCGGCAAAACAGGGATCGTCTACGGTGTTGAAATTCAGCAGGAGATGCTTGACATCCTTGCCGAGAAAATGGCGGAAGAAGGGATTACCAATATCAAAGGAATATTAGGCACGATTACCGATCCGAAATTGCCACCGAACGCAGTCGATTTGGTGATTATGGTAGATGTCTACCACGAATTTTCGCATCCGTATGAGATGATGCAGAATATCTGCCGTGGTCTGAAAACAGGCGGTCGGGTTGCCTTTGTGGAATACCGCTTGGAAGATGACAATGTGCCAATCAAACGTTTACACAAAATGAGCGAATTGCAGGTGATTAAAGAGGCAACACCCCATCCGCTTGTTTGGGTAGAGACACTTGACGGTCTACCGTGGCAGCATGTGATCATTTTTGAGAAGATTGCAACAGAATAG
- a CDS encoding DUF1553 domain-containing protein, giving the protein MKIAKSSIPLIAMLACFCLAVFGGPSVPAEHHETPQATVNYNLDIRPILADNCFACHGPDAKTRQANLRLDTKAGAFSEPSGYPVIVPGNPEESELHLRIVSDDDTYRMPPADFNKTLTPEQIEAVTQWIREGANWEEHWAFTTPARPTPPAVKNKDWVRNPIDAFILSRLEKEGLAPASEADKRTLIRRLSFDLTGLPPTREEIHQFLTDDSSDAYEKLIDTFMAKPEYGEHLGRFWLDVARYGDTHGLHLDNYREMWPYRDWVINAFNKNMPFDQFTTEQLAGDLLPEPTVDQRVATGFNRCHVTTSEGGSIDAEYYVRYAIDRANTTSTVWMGLTVGCAQCHDHKYDPITQKEFYQLYAYFNNITENAMDGNRKDSPPVVKLPTPEQEAELAAFDAQIAELDAQTKAPIPELDATQIAWENRMPRWTTLKPTSLYSKGGATLEVLEDNSILASGTNPEQETYEVIVDLPPGKWSAVRLEGIKHESLPKGGIGRSSNGNVVLTDFALFIAPPAAESDDSPVAESSDTNADPETQTEAENTDAEAGSTPDADTDTDAQVESTPDADADAQAENAPADADTDAQAESTPTDDTTAENETENTDAPDPWTPIQIVQAWADHEQVMGEDNLDGVIANAIDDKSETGWALDRKNENRQAIFLVAAPFGTEGGRLKIRLKHEFDLRQKQLGRFRLALTDATTVYPIGSKIGLGNWHAAGPFTAEHGNLAFYQVYEPETKTVNTGDTFKVNDKTIKWEQQTHWVDEQVHNDIVGENSATYLFRNISSVTQQKALLYIGSNDALKVWMNGTELLAKNVQRDAAADQEQMQVELKPGNNTLLLKIVNYSGPSGFYFRMESAPPMLPANIVDIAGTPRGERETAQKDQIRDYYRANITLDKSVNENALRAFADLKAVVADLAETRQKRNTLDGSLTTTLVMQERTEPRGAYVLARGEYQHPGEQVYPQTPAVLPAMLEDTTPDRLGFAKWLLSPEHPLTARVAINRFWQDIFGTGIVVTAEDFGTQGTPPVHPELLDWLATEFIASDWNVQTMLKLMLTSATYRQSAEVTPEKLERDADNALLSRGTRYRLDAETVRDNALALSGLLYAKIGGPSVKPPQPDGLWKAVGFTGSNTDTFVKDTGADKVYRRSLYTFWKRTAPPPQMNILDAPSREACTIRRERTNTPMQALMLMNDPQFFEAARAFAERTVKEGGETTEDRIAYLFEAATARLPKPKEEALLLETFQAHHQELAANPEAAKELITVGESKPDETLDAVEVAAWTMIANLILNLDEVLNKG; this is encoded by the coding sequence GTGAAAATCGCTAAAAGTTCAATTCCACTAATAGCCATGTTGGCGTGTTTCTGCCTCGCCGTGTTCGGGGGTCCCTCGGTACCTGCGGAACATCACGAAACACCACAAGCCACCGTGAATTATAATCTTGACATCCGCCCGATTCTTGCGGATAACTGCTTCGCCTGTCACGGACCGGATGCCAAGACCCGACAGGCTAACCTCCGGCTTGACACGAAAGCGGGCGCGTTCTCTGAACCGAGCGGATACCCCGTCATCGTCCCCGGCAACCCCGAAGAGAGCGAACTGCATCTCCGTATCGTATCCGATGACGACACCTATCGCATGCCGCCAGCCGACTTCAACAAGACGTTGACCCCGGAGCAGATTGAAGCCGTTACGCAGTGGATTCGTGAAGGTGCAAATTGGGAAGAACATTGGGCGTTCACCACACCTGCCCGTCCAACACCACCTGCTGTCAAGAACAAAGACTGGGTACGAAACCCGATTGACGCGTTCATCCTCTCACGGCTTGAAAAAGAGGGACTCGCCCCTGCCAGTGAAGCGGATAAACGGACCCTCATTCGACGTTTAAGTTTCGATCTTACCGGTCTACCACCGACGCGTGAAGAGATTCATCAATTCCTCACAGACGATTCATCAGACGCTTACGAAAAACTGATTGATACCTTTATGGCGAAACCGGAATACGGCGAGCATCTCGGTCGCTTCTGGTTAGATGTCGCACGGTACGGCGATACCCACGGACTCCACTTGGATAACTACCGCGAAATGTGGCCCTACCGCGATTGGGTGATCAATGCGTTCAACAAAAACATGCCGTTTGATCAGTTTACGACTGAGCAGTTAGCAGGTGACCTCTTACCGGAACCGACGGTTGATCAACGCGTCGCCACCGGTTTTAACCGATGCCACGTCACGACAAGTGAGGGCGGTTCAATTGATGCAGAATACTACGTCCGATACGCCATCGACAGAGCCAATACCACTTCGACCGTCTGGATGGGATTAACCGTAGGGTGCGCGCAGTGCCACGACCACAAATACGATCCGATTACACAGAAGGAATTCTATCAACTCTACGCTTATTTCAACAATATCACTGAAAACGCAATGGACGGCAACCGTAAGGATTCTCCCCCAGTTGTGAAGTTGCCGACACCAGAGCAGGAAGCGGAACTCGCTGCATTTGATGCACAGATCGCCGAATTAGATGCCCAAACCAAAGCACCTATCCCCGAACTCGATGCGACCCAAATCGCCTGGGAAAATAGGATGCCGCGCTGGACAACGCTTAAACCGACATCGCTTTACTCAAAAGGTGGGGCGACACTCGAAGTTTTAGAGGATAACTCCATATTAGCCAGCGGCACCAATCCCGAACAGGAAACCTACGAGGTCATTGTAGATCTGCCACCCGGCAAATGGAGTGCCGTGCGATTAGAAGGTATCAAGCACGAATCCTTGCCGAAAGGTGGGATCGGTAGAAGCAGTAACGGCAACGTTGTCTTGACCGACTTCGCGCTTTTCATTGCACCACCTGCAGCAGAGAGTGATGATTCTCCGGTAGCGGAAAGTAGCGACACCAACGCTGATCCTGAAACGCAGACGGAAGCTGAAAATACTGACGCAGAAGCCGGAAGCACACCTGATGCTGATACCGATACCGATGCACAAGTAGAGAGCACACCCGATGCTGATGCCGATGCACAAGCGGAAAACGCACCTGCTGATGCCGACACCGATGCACAAGCAGAAAGCACGCCTACAGATGATACGACTGCGGAAAATGAAACCGAAAATACCGATGCACCCGATCCGTGGACACCTATTCAAATCGTGCAAGCGTGGGCAGACCACGAACAGGTCATGGGTGAAGACAATCTTGATGGTGTTATTGCAAACGCAATTGACGATAAATCGGAAACCGGATGGGCACTCGACAGAAAAAACGAAAACAGGCAAGCCATCTTTCTTGTTGCTGCACCGTTTGGCACGGAAGGCGGCAGGTTGAAAATCCGGCTTAAACATGAGTTCGACCTGCGTCAGAAGCAGCTCGGACGTTTCCGACTTGCCCTCACAGACGCAACAACAGTTTACCCCATCGGTTCCAAGATAGGATTAGGAAACTGGCACGCTGCGGGTCCATTTACAGCCGAACACGGTAACCTCGCCTTCTATCAGGTTTATGAACCCGAAACAAAGACAGTCAACACAGGCGACACGTTTAAGGTCAACGACAAAACCATCAAATGGGAACAGCAGACCCACTGGGTTGACGAACAGGTACATAACGACATCGTCGGCGAAAACAGTGCCACCTATCTCTTCCGAAATATCTCCTCCGTTACCCAACAGAAAGCACTCCTGTATATTGGGAGCAACGATGCGTTGAAGGTCTGGATGAACGGCACCGAACTTCTTGCCAAAAACGTCCAGCGAGATGCCGCTGCTGACCAAGAGCAGATGCAAGTGGAACTCAAACCCGGTAACAACACGCTGCTCCTGAAAATTGTCAACTACTCAGGTCCCTCTGGTTTCTACTTCCGTATGGAAAGTGCGCCGCCGATGCTACCCGCGAACATTGTAGATATTGCTGGCACGCCTCGCGGTGAACGTGAGACCGCACAGAAGGATCAAATTCGGGATTACTATCGAGCAAACATCACCCTTGATAAGAGCGTCAACGAAAATGCACTCCGCGCATTCGCGGATTTGAAAGCGGTTGTCGCTGACTTAGCAGAGACCCGACAGAAGCGGAACACGCTGGATGGTTCGCTAACGACGACGCTTGTGATGCAGGAGCGGACTGAACCGAGAGGTGCTTACGTTTTGGCACGTGGTGAATACCAACATCCAGGCGAACAAGTTTACCCGCAAACGCCAGCAGTGCTCCCTGCGATGCTTGAAGATACAACACCGGATCGTCTCGGGTTTGCAAAGTGGTTGCTATCACCCGAACATCCACTTACTGCCCGTGTTGCGATCAATAGGTTCTGGCAAGACATCTTCGGTACTGGAATTGTAGTAACAGCGGAGGACTTCGGCACACAAGGCACACCGCCGGTGCATCCCGAACTCCTCGATTGGCTGGCAACCGAATTTATTGCCTCCGACTGGAACGTGCAAACGATGTTGAAGTTGATGCTTACGTCAGCAACATATCGGCAGAGTGCAGAGGTCACACCTGAAAAACTGGAACGTGATGCGGACAACGCGCTGCTCTCTCGCGGTACAAGGTACCGACTTGATGCCGAAACCGTACGTGATAATGCCCTCGCGCTCAGCGGTTTGTTGTATGCCAAAATTGGGGGTCCGAGTGTTAAACCGCCACAACCGGATGGTCTCTGGAAAGCCGTCGGGTTTACGGGATCTAATACCGACACGTTTGTTAAAGATACCGGTGCCGATAAAGTGTATCGTCGGAGCCTCTATACATTCTGGAAGCGTACTGCACCACCTCCACAGATGAACATTTTGGACGCGCCGTCACGTGAAGCCTGCACAATCCGTCGTGAACGTACCAACACACCGATGCAGGCGTTAATGCTGATGAACGATCCGCAGTTCTTTGAAGCGGCACGCGCTTTCGCAGAGCGCACGGTTAAAGAGGGTGGTGAGACAACGGAAGACCGTATCGCTTACCTCTTTGAAGCCGCGACTGCCCGACTCCCGAAACCCAAAGAGGAGGCACTGCTACTGGAAACATTCCAAGCGCACCATCAGGAATTGGCGGCAAATCCGGAAGCAGCCAAAGAACTGATCACTGTCGGTGAATCGAAACCTGATGAAACTTTAGATGCAGTCGAAGTCGCGGCATGGACGATGATTGCAAATCTTATCCTTAATCTCGACGAAGTCTTGAATAAAGGATAA
- a CDS encoding leucine-rich repeat domain-containing protein: MKILKYLYTLLVLPITDSFNRSANAHVKIPDPNLATVVRKALRLDSNARIPLKKFQALNHLDGNNSEIRDLTGLEKATGLIELDIYANQIEDLTPLTGLTQLRDLDLSANNITDITPLAGLMQLKHLSLGYNKISDITPLTGLKQLKDLGLGKNQISDITPLAELAQITELGLWGNPLSDITPLAGLTQMKLLNIRQNKISDITPLSELTQITNLWLWDNQINDITPLTQLTQLRYLWLSENQIRDITPLAGLTQLITLDCANNQISDITPLIGLTSVTVLGLGENQIPDIEPLAGLTQLKQLGITENQIDDITPLAELTQLTELRMGENQISDITPLIGLTQLIELGLEKNQISDITPLANLTQLTNVEFWSNRINNIEPLAKLTRITKLGLGENHITDIKPLTELTQTTELGLWDNQISDIEPLANLTQMQLLNIRRNQLRDISSLANLKQVTHLWLSGNQINNITPLTGSTQLTHLALDQNQVSNISPIENVTSLKHLAVKENPIQDKEPLQRLLKQFPNLELDIELPPADN; the protein is encoded by the coding sequence ATGAAGATCCTGAAATATCTGTACACGCTGCTTGTACTTCCCATTACTGATTCGTTTAATCGTTCAGCGAATGCGCACGTGAAGATACCCGACCCCAACTTAGCGACTGTAGTCCGCAAGGCACTCCGCTTGGATTCAAACGCTCGTATCCCGCTAAAGAAGTTTCAAGCATTAAATCATCTGGATGGTAATAACAGTGAAATACGCGATTTAACCGGTCTCGAAAAAGCCACTGGTCTAATTGAATTAGATATCTACGCGAATCAAATTGAGGACCTCACACCGCTTACTGGATTAACACAATTAAGAGATTTAGATCTGTCAGCTAATAATATTACCGACATCACTCCACTTGCCGGACTTATGCAGCTGAAACACTTATCTCTCGGCTATAATAAAATCAGCGATATTACACCGCTCACTGGGTTAAAACAACTGAAAGACTTAGGGCTTGGAAAAAATCAGATCAGTGATATTACACCGCTCGCTGAATTGGCACAAATCACAGAGTTGGGACTCTGGGGAAATCCACTCAGCGACATTACGCCCCTTGCTGGATTAACACAGATGAAATTGTTGAACATCCGGCAAAATAAAATCAGCGATATCACACCTCTATCGGAATTAACACAAATCACAAACTTATGGCTTTGGGATAATCAGATTAACGACATTACACCGCTCACCCAATTAACACAGTTGCGGTATTTATGGCTTAGCGAGAATCAGATTCGTGACATTACGCCGCTCGCTGGACTGACACAACTTATCACTTTAGACTGTGCCAACAACCAAATCAGCGACATTACGCCGCTCATCGGACTCACCTCGGTGACAGTATTAGGACTTGGTGAAAATCAGATTCCTGACATTGAACCGCTCGCTGGATTGACGCAGTTGAAACAACTTGGCATTACGGAAAATCAGATTGACGATATCACACCCCTTGCTGAACTAACACAGTTGACGGAATTGCGGATGGGTGAAAATCAAATTAGCGATATTACACCTCTCATTGGATTGACACAATTAATAGAATTAGGACTCGAAAAAAACCAAATCAGCGACATCACACCACTCGCTAATTTAACGCAACTGACGAATGTAGAGTTCTGGAGCAATCGAATTAACAACATTGAACCTCTTGCTAAGTTGACGCGAATCACGAAATTAGGACTTGGCGAAAATCATATTACAGATATAAAACCGCTGACTGAATTGACACAAACTACAGAATTAGGGCTTTGGGACAATCAAATCAGTGATATAGAACCTCTTGCGAACTTGACGCAGATGCAGTTATTGAACATTCGACGAAATCAACTTCGCGACATATCATCGCTCGCGAATTTGAAACAGGTAACACACTTATGGCTTAGCGGAAATCAGATCAACAACATCACGCCGCTCACTGGATCAACGCAGTTGACACACTTAGCGTTGGATCAGAATCAAGTCAGTAACATCAGTCCCATAGAGAACGTTACGAGCTTAAAGCATTTAGCCGTCAAGGAAAATCCGATTCAAGATAAGGAACCCCTTCAAAGACTTCTGAAACAGTTTCCGAATTTGGAACTGGATATTGAATTACCACCTGCAGATAATTAA